The following are encoded in a window of Gasterosteus aculeatus chromosome 5, fGasAcu3.hap1.1, whole genome shotgun sequence genomic DNA:
- the abcc3 gene encoding ATP-binding cassette sub-family C member 3 isoform X4, protein MERLCGPNLPFWEANQTLHTDQPDLPQCFQLSVLSWLPCVYLWAVCPIYLFYLKRNHSGYIMMSILNRFKTVLGLLLWIVCWTDLFYTFHELRQDDTQPPIYFITPLVLGMTMLLATFLIQFERLRGVQSSGVLLIFWFLSVLCAIVPFRSKILQAFSQNEVTDKLRFTTFYFYFGLVICELILCCFNEKPPLFSDVVTDPNPCPETTAGFLSTVTFWWFTSMAIKGYKKPLEDKDLWSLNKRDTSKVAVMKLLQEWEKELAKAKSAETRPSNQAVFSKLPPSTTNHIGAGAGESSLEEAEVLLPNQKAASRQPSFLRALIKAFGPYFLIGSAFKLLQDVITFVNPQLLRMLISFTKEKEAPDWWGYSLAFLMFFTAILQTLILHCQFQYCFITGMNIRTAVIGAIYRKSLVITNAAKRSSTVGEVVNLMSVDAQRFMDLTTFLNMLWSAPLQIMLALYFLWQNLGPSVLAGVAVMVMLIPLNAVIAMKTRAYQVEQMQHKDSRIKLMNEILNGIKVLKLYAWENSFKEKILAIRQKELNVLRKMAYLGALSTMAWTSAPFLVALTTFAVYVSVDENNVLDAERAFVSLSLFNILRFPLNMLPQVISSLVQASVSLKRIQRFLSHDELDPDSVDRKNTATEFAVTVVNGKFTWSKEDPPILHNINVMVPQGSLLAVVGHVGCGKSSLISALLGEVEKLEGEVSIRGSVAYVPQQAWIQNASLRDNILFGKPYNEQKYCCVLEACALTPDLEVLPGGDMTEIGEKGINLSGGQRQRVSLARALYSDTDIYLLDDPLSAVDAHVAKHIFDNLIGPEGVLKGKTRILVTHGISFLPQVDNIMVIVEGRVSEMGSYQELLKQNGAFAEFLRTYALEDIVEDEEEASESMAEEGLFPDDALSIHTDMVDSEPVINEAKRNFIRQISIISADGENPKSRSVRRHTGSQRKHSEQQDKKKPHELQKLIQSETAETGRVKSKVYLEYAKAVGVLLSVFICFLYGCQSAAAIGANIWLSQWTNDASANQTQENLNMRVGVYAALGIAQGILVMMSSFTLAMGNIGAARKLHANLLTNKFHTPQSFYDTTPLGRIINRFSKDIYIIDEALPSTVLMFLATFFVSLSTMIVIVSSTPIFAVVIAPLAFIYIFVQRFYVATSRQLKRLESVSRSPIYSHFSETVTGSSVIRAYGRHSAFVMMSDMKVDENQKSYYPGIVSNRWLGVRIEFIGNCMVLFAALFAVTGRENLNPGLVGLSVSYALQVTMSLNWMVRMTSDLENNIVAVERVKEYSETKTEAPWEVEDKKPPPDWPTEGNVEFQDYSVRYREGLDLVLKNLTLSVKGGEKIGIVGRTGAGKSSMTLCLFRLLEAAAGEISIDGVKISELGLHDLRSRLTIIPQEPVLFSGTLKMNLDPFEKYSDEELWGALQQSHLHKFVSNQPAKLELECSEGGENLSVGQRQLVCLARALLRKTRILILDEATAAVDLETDDLIQSTIRTQFEDCTVFTIAHRLNTIMDYTRVLVLDKGQIAEFDTPANLISQRGIFYGMTKDAGLTQ, encoded by the exons ATGGAGCGGCTGTGCGGACCGAACCTCCCTTTCTGG gaaGCCAACCAGACACTGCACACGGATCAGCCCGACCTCCCACAGTGCTTCCAGCTCTCTGTCCTGTCATGGCTGCCTTGTGTCTACCTTTGGGCCGTCTGCCCCATCTACCTCTTCTATCTCAAGAGGAATCACAGCGGCTACATCATGATGTCCATCTTGAACAGATTCAAAACG GTGTTGGGCTTGTTGTTGTGGATTGTGTGTTGGACCGATCTCTTCTACACATTTCACGAGCTTCGGCAAGATGACACCCAGCCGCCGATCTACTTCATCACCCCGCTGGTTCTGGGCATGACCATG ctATTGGCCACTTTTCTAATCCAGTTTGAGAGGTTACGTGGGGTCCAGTCCTCAGGGGTCCTTCTCATCTTCTGGTTCCTGTCCGTGCTGTGTGCCATTGTGCCTTTCCGCTCCAAGATCCTACAGGCCTTCAGCCAG AACGAAGTGACCGACAAGCTGCGATTCACCACGTTCTACTTCTACTTTGGCCTGGTGATCTGTGAGCTGATCCTCTGCTGCTTTAATGAGAAACCCCCTCTCTTCTCCGATGTTGTCACAGACCCT AATCCCTGCCCTGAAACCACAGCAGGGTTTCTCTCCACCGTGACGTTCTGGTGGTTTACAAG CATGGCAATAAAAGGCTACAAAAAGCCTCTGGAGGACAAAGACCTTTGGTCTCTGAACAAGCGCGACACCTCCAAGGTGGCGGTGATGAAGCTCCTCCAGGAGTGGGAAAAGGAGCTGGCCAAAGCCAAGAG CGCAGAGACCAGGCCTTCCAACCAGGCTGTGTTCTCCAAACTCCCGCCGTCCACCACCAACCACATCGGAGCCGGTGCAGGAGAAAGCAGCCTGGAGGAAGCAGAGGTGCTGCTGCCCAATCAGAAAGCTGCGTCCCGCCAGCCGTCCTTCCTACGCGCCCTTATCAAAGCTTTCGGACCGTACTTTCTGATTGGCTCGGCCTtcaagctgctgcaggacgtCATCACCTTCGTCAACCCTCAGCTGCTCAG GATGCTGATCTCGTTCACAAAGGAGAAAGAAGCTCCCGATTGGTGGGGCTACTCGCTGGCCTTCCTCATGTTCTTCACGGCCATCTTGCAGACTCTCATCCTCCACTGCCAGTTTCAGTACTGCTTCATCACCGGTATGAATATACGCACGGCGGTCATCGGAGCCATCTACAGGAAG TCGCTGGTAATAACCAACGCTGCCAAGCGCTCCTCGACGGTCGGGGAGGTGGTAAACCTGATGTCGGTGGATGCACAGAGGTTCATGGACCTCACCACCTTCCTCAACATGCTGTGGTCCGCCCCTCTTCAGATCATGCTGGCACTATACTTCCTCTGGCAG AACCTTGGCCCGTCTGTTCTGGCTGGGGTGGCGGTCATGGTCATGCTGATCCCCCTCAATGCCGTCATCGCCATGAAGACGCGAGCCTACCAG GTGGAGCAGATGCAGCACAAGGACTCTCGTATCAAGCTGATGAACGAGATCCTAAACGGGATCAAAGTCCTGAAGCTGTACGCCTGGGAAAACTCGTTCAAAGAAAAGATTCTTGCCATTCGACAGAAGGAGCTGAACGTGCTCCGCAAAATGGCCTACCTGGGCGCGCTGTCCACCATGGCCTGGACCAGCGCCCCCTTCCTG GTTGCCCTGACAACGTTTGCCGTGTACGTGAGTGTAGACGAGAACAACGTCCTGGACGCGGAAAGGGCCTTCGTGTCGCTCTCACTCTTTAACATTCTGCGGTTCCCCCTCAACATGCTTCCCCAAGTCATAAGCAGCCTCGTGCAG GCTAGCGTCTCACTGAAGCGAATCCAACGTTTCCTGAGTCACGATGAGCTGGACCCAGATTCAGTGGACAGAAAGAACACTGCCACAG AGTTTGCGGTGACAGTCGTCAACGGGAAATTCACCTGGTCTAAAGAGGACCCTCCCATTCTGCACAA CATCAACGTGATGGTGCCGCAGGGCTCCCTGTTGGCAGTGGTGGGCCACGTCGGCTGTGGGAAGTCCTCTCTAATCTCTGCGCTGCTCGGTGAAGTGGAGAAACTGGAGGGAGAGGTTTCTATTCGG GGATCAGTGGCATACGTTCCCCAGCAGGCGTGGATACAGAATGCCAGCCTGCGGGACAACATTCTGTTTGGGAAGCCCTACAATGAGCAGAAGTACTGCTGCGTTCTGGAAGCCTGTGCCTTAACTCCTGACCTGGAAGTGCTGCCTGGTGGAGATATGACAGAGATAGGAGAGAAG GGGATCAACCTCTCCGGTGGACAGAGGCAGAGGGTGAGTCTGGCCCGAGCGCTCTACAGCGACACGGACATCTACCTGCTGGACGACCCGCTGTCGGCCGTGGATGCACACGTGGCCAAACACATCTTTGACAACCTTATCGGTCCAGAGGGCGTGCTAAAGGGCAAG ACACGTATTCTAGTGACACATGGCATCAGCTTCCTGCCTCAGGTGGACAACATCATGGTGATCGTGGAGGGCAGGGTGTCAGAGATGGGCTCCTACCAGGAGCTGCTCAAACAGAACGGCGCCTTTGCAGAGTTTCTCAGGACCTACGCCCTGGAGGACATtgtagaggatgaggaggaggcctcTG AGTCAATGGCAGAAGAGGGGCTGTTCCCCGACGATGCCCTTAGCATCCACACAGACATGGTGGACAGCGAGCCGGTGATCAACGAGGCCAAGAGGAATTTCATAAG GCAGATCAGCATAATTTCAGCTGACGGAGAGAACCCCAAATCCCGCTCGGTGAGGAGACACACCGGCAGCCAGAGGAAACACTCAGAGCAACAGGACAAGAAGAAACCCCACGAGCTACAGAAACTCATACAGTCAGAGACGGCCGAAACAGGCAGG GTGAAGTCGAAAGTGTACCTGGAGTACGCAAAGGCCGTAGGAGTCCTGCTGTCCGTGTTCATCTGCTTCCTGTACGGCTGCCAGAGCGCGGCGGCCATCGGGGCGAACATCTGGCTCAGCCAGTGGACCAACGACGCCTCGGCCAATCAGACCCAGGAGAATTTGAACATGAGGGTGGGGGTGTATGCGGCACTGGGTATCGCACAAG GAATCCTGGTCATGATGTCTTCCTTCACGCTTGCCATGGGGAACATCGGAGCGGCGCGGAAGCTGCACGCTAACCTTCTCACCAACAAATTTCACACGCCCCAGTCTTTCTATGACACCACCCCTTTAGGACGTATCATCAACCGCTTCTCCAAGGACATCTACATCATAGACGAGGCCCTTCCGTCCACCGTGCTCATGTTCCTGGCCAccttctttgtttctctctccaccATGATAGTTATTGTTTCCAGCACACCCATCTTTGCCGTTGTCATAGCACCGCTGGCTTTCATATACATCTTTGTGCAG AGATTTTATGTGGCCACGTCTCGGCAGCTGAAGCGCCTGGAGTCTGTCAGCCGCTCGCCCATTTACTCCCATTTCTCCGAGACGGTCACCGGCAGTAGTGTAATCCGAGCCTACGGCAGACACTCTGCCTTTGTTATGATGAGTGACATGAAGGTTGATGAGAACCAAAAGAGTTACTACCCGGGTATCGTGTCCAACAG GTGGCTCGGAGTGCGCATCGAGTTCATCGGGAACTGCATGGTGCTGTTTGCTGCTTTGTTTGCTGTGACTGGGAGGGAAAATCTGAACCCGGGCCTTGTTGGTCTGTCAGTATCCTACGCTCTCCAG GTGACCATGTCGCTGAATTGGATGGTGCGAATGACCTCAGATCTGGAAAACAACATAGTAGCAGTGGAGAGAGTGAAAGAGTACTCTGAGACCAAGACAGAG GCCCcctgggaggtggaggacaaGAAGCCCCCACCCGACTGGCCCACAGAGGGGAATGTGGAGTTCCAGGACTACAGCGTCCGGTACCGAGAGGGACTGGATCTGGTCCTGAAGAACCTCACGCTGAGCGttaaaggaggagagaag ATCGGTATTGTGGGCCGTACAGGGGCTGGCAAGTCCTCTATGACGCTATGCCTCTTCCGACTGCTGGAAGCTGCGGCAGGAGAGATCTCCATCGACGGGGTGAAGATATCCGAGTTAGGGCTGCACGACCTGAGGTCCAGACTCACAATCATCCCACAG GAGCCGGTGCTGTTCTCAGGCACGCTGAAGATGAACCTGGACCCCTTTGAGAAGTATAGTGACGAAGAGCTGTGGGGAGCGCTGCAACAGTCACACCTCCACAAGTTTGTCAGCAACCAGCCGGCAAAACTGGAGCTAGAGTGCTCCGAGGGAGGAGAGAACCTCAG TGTGGGCCAGAGGCAGCTGGTGTGTTTGGCTCGAGCTCTCCTGAGGAAGACGAGGATTCTCATCCTGGATGAAGCTACAGCTGCTGTAGACCTGGAGACGGACGATCTCATCCAATCCACCATTCGGACCCAGTTTGAAGACTGCACCGTCTTCACCATCGCTCACCGGCTCAACACAATCATGGATTACACAAG AGTGCTGGTGTTGGACAAGGGACAGATAGCAGAGTTCGACACTCCGGCAAACCTCATATCCCAGAGAGGTATCTTCTACGGCATGACTAAAGACGCAGGGCTGACACAGTAG
- the abcc3 gene encoding ATP-binding cassette sub-family C member 3 isoform X3, giving the protein MERLCGPNLPFWEANQTLHTDQPDLPQCFQLSVLSWLPCVYLWAVCPIYLFYLKRNHSGYIMMSILNRFKTVLGLLLWIVCWTDLFYTFHELRQDDTQPPIYFITPLVLGMTMLLATFLIQFERLRGVQSSGVLLIFWFLSVLCAIVPFRSKILQAFSQNEVTDKLRFTTFYFYFGLVICELILCCFNEKPPLFSDVVTDPNPCPETTAGFLSTVTFWWFTSMAIKGYKKPLEDKDLWSLNKRDTSKVAVMKLLQEWEKELAKAKSAETRPSNQAVFSKLPPSTTNHIGAGAGESSLEEAEVLLPNQKAASRQPSFLRALIKAFGPYFLIGSAFKLLQDVITFVNPQLLRMLISFTKEKEAPDWWGYSLAFLMFFTAILQTLILHCQFQYCFITGMNIRTAVIGAIYRKSLVITNAAKRSSTVGEVVNLMSVDAQRFMDLTTFLNMLWSAPLQIMLALYFLWQNLGPSVLAGVAVMVMLIPLNAVIAMKTRAYQVEQMQHKDSRIKLMNEILNGIKVLKLYAWENSFKEKILAIRQKELNVLRKMAYLGALSTMAWTSAPFLVALTTFAVYVSVDENNVLDAERAFVSLSLFNILRFPLNMLPQVISSLVQASVSLKRIQRFLSHDELDPDSVDRKNTATEFAVTVVNGKFTWSKEDPPILHNINVMVPQGSLLAVVGHVGCGKSSLISALLGEVEKLEGEVSIRGSVAYVPQQAWIQNASLRDNILFGKPYNEQKYCCVLEACALTPDLEVLPGGDMTEIGEKGINLSGGQRQRVSLARALYSDTDIYLLDDPLSAVDAHVAKHIFDNLIGPEGVLKGKTRILVTHGISFLPQVDNIMVIVEGRVSEMGSYQELLKQNGAFAEFLRTYALEDIVEDEEEASESMAEEGLFPDDALSIHTDMVDSEPVINEAKRNFIRQISIISADGENPKSRSVRRHTGSQRKHSEQQDKKKPHELQKLIQSETAETGRVKSKVYLEYAKAVGVLLSVFICFLYGCQSAAAIGANIWLSQWTNDASANQTQENLNMRVGVYAALGIAQGVLLLGNCLLCRAYSMLRAAKLMHCNLLQGVLQAPQAFFESTPTGRVLNRFSKDVDAIDSYIPDNIDIWMRTFWYTLNVLLICSILTPMFLIVVAPLMVFYWWVQRFYVATSRQLKRLESVSRSPIYSHFSETVTGSSVIRAYGRHSAFVMMSDMKVDENQKSYYPGIVSNRWLGVRIEFIGNCMVLFAALFAVTGRENLNPGLVGLSVSYALQVTMSLNWMVRMTSDLENNIVAVERVKEYSETKTEAPWEVEDKKPPPDWPTEGNVEFQDYSVRYREGLDLVLKNLTLSVKGGEKIGIVGRTGAGKSSMTLCLFRLLEAAAGEISIDGVKISELGLHDLRSRLTIIPQEPVLFSGTLKMNLDPFEKYSDEELWGALQQSHLHKFVSNQPAKLELECSEGGENLSVGQRQLVCLARALLRKTRILILDEATAAVDLETDDLIQSTIRTQFEDCTVFTIAHRLNTIMDYTRVLVLDKGQIAEFDTPANLISQRGIFYGMTKDAGLTQ; this is encoded by the exons ATGGAGCGGCTGTGCGGACCGAACCTCCCTTTCTGG gaaGCCAACCAGACACTGCACACGGATCAGCCCGACCTCCCACAGTGCTTCCAGCTCTCTGTCCTGTCATGGCTGCCTTGTGTCTACCTTTGGGCCGTCTGCCCCATCTACCTCTTCTATCTCAAGAGGAATCACAGCGGCTACATCATGATGTCCATCTTGAACAGATTCAAAACG GTGTTGGGCTTGTTGTTGTGGATTGTGTGTTGGACCGATCTCTTCTACACATTTCACGAGCTTCGGCAAGATGACACCCAGCCGCCGATCTACTTCATCACCCCGCTGGTTCTGGGCATGACCATG ctATTGGCCACTTTTCTAATCCAGTTTGAGAGGTTACGTGGGGTCCAGTCCTCAGGGGTCCTTCTCATCTTCTGGTTCCTGTCCGTGCTGTGTGCCATTGTGCCTTTCCGCTCCAAGATCCTACAGGCCTTCAGCCAG AACGAAGTGACCGACAAGCTGCGATTCACCACGTTCTACTTCTACTTTGGCCTGGTGATCTGTGAGCTGATCCTCTGCTGCTTTAATGAGAAACCCCCTCTCTTCTCCGATGTTGTCACAGACCCT AATCCCTGCCCTGAAACCACAGCAGGGTTTCTCTCCACCGTGACGTTCTGGTGGTTTACAAG CATGGCAATAAAAGGCTACAAAAAGCCTCTGGAGGACAAAGACCTTTGGTCTCTGAACAAGCGCGACACCTCCAAGGTGGCGGTGATGAAGCTCCTCCAGGAGTGGGAAAAGGAGCTGGCCAAAGCCAAGAG CGCAGAGACCAGGCCTTCCAACCAGGCTGTGTTCTCCAAACTCCCGCCGTCCACCACCAACCACATCGGAGCCGGTGCAGGAGAAAGCAGCCTGGAGGAAGCAGAGGTGCTGCTGCCCAATCAGAAAGCTGCGTCCCGCCAGCCGTCCTTCCTACGCGCCCTTATCAAAGCTTTCGGACCGTACTTTCTGATTGGCTCGGCCTtcaagctgctgcaggacgtCATCACCTTCGTCAACCCTCAGCTGCTCAG GATGCTGATCTCGTTCACAAAGGAGAAAGAAGCTCCCGATTGGTGGGGCTACTCGCTGGCCTTCCTCATGTTCTTCACGGCCATCTTGCAGACTCTCATCCTCCACTGCCAGTTTCAGTACTGCTTCATCACCGGTATGAATATACGCACGGCGGTCATCGGAGCCATCTACAGGAAG TCGCTGGTAATAACCAACGCTGCCAAGCGCTCCTCGACGGTCGGGGAGGTGGTAAACCTGATGTCGGTGGATGCACAGAGGTTCATGGACCTCACCACCTTCCTCAACATGCTGTGGTCCGCCCCTCTTCAGATCATGCTGGCACTATACTTCCTCTGGCAG AACCTTGGCCCGTCTGTTCTGGCTGGGGTGGCGGTCATGGTCATGCTGATCCCCCTCAATGCCGTCATCGCCATGAAGACGCGAGCCTACCAG GTGGAGCAGATGCAGCACAAGGACTCTCGTATCAAGCTGATGAACGAGATCCTAAACGGGATCAAAGTCCTGAAGCTGTACGCCTGGGAAAACTCGTTCAAAGAAAAGATTCTTGCCATTCGACAGAAGGAGCTGAACGTGCTCCGCAAAATGGCCTACCTGGGCGCGCTGTCCACCATGGCCTGGACCAGCGCCCCCTTCCTG GTTGCCCTGACAACGTTTGCCGTGTACGTGAGTGTAGACGAGAACAACGTCCTGGACGCGGAAAGGGCCTTCGTGTCGCTCTCACTCTTTAACATTCTGCGGTTCCCCCTCAACATGCTTCCCCAAGTCATAAGCAGCCTCGTGCAG GCTAGCGTCTCACTGAAGCGAATCCAACGTTTCCTGAGTCACGATGAGCTGGACCCAGATTCAGTGGACAGAAAGAACACTGCCACAG AGTTTGCGGTGACAGTCGTCAACGGGAAATTCACCTGGTCTAAAGAGGACCCTCCCATTCTGCACAA CATCAACGTGATGGTGCCGCAGGGCTCCCTGTTGGCAGTGGTGGGCCACGTCGGCTGTGGGAAGTCCTCTCTAATCTCTGCGCTGCTCGGTGAAGTGGAGAAACTGGAGGGAGAGGTTTCTATTCGG GGATCAGTGGCATACGTTCCCCAGCAGGCGTGGATACAGAATGCCAGCCTGCGGGACAACATTCTGTTTGGGAAGCCCTACAATGAGCAGAAGTACTGCTGCGTTCTGGAAGCCTGTGCCTTAACTCCTGACCTGGAAGTGCTGCCTGGTGGAGATATGACAGAGATAGGAGAGAAG GGGATCAACCTCTCCGGTGGACAGAGGCAGAGGGTGAGTCTGGCCCGAGCGCTCTACAGCGACACGGACATCTACCTGCTGGACGACCCGCTGTCGGCCGTGGATGCACACGTGGCCAAACACATCTTTGACAACCTTATCGGTCCAGAGGGCGTGCTAAAGGGCAAG ACACGTATTCTAGTGACACATGGCATCAGCTTCCTGCCTCAGGTGGACAACATCATGGTGATCGTGGAGGGCAGGGTGTCAGAGATGGGCTCCTACCAGGAGCTGCTCAAACAGAACGGCGCCTTTGCAGAGTTTCTCAGGACCTACGCCCTGGAGGACATtgtagaggatgaggaggaggcctcTG AGTCAATGGCAGAAGAGGGGCTGTTCCCCGACGATGCCCTTAGCATCCACACAGACATGGTGGACAGCGAGCCGGTGATCAACGAGGCCAAGAGGAATTTCATAAG GCAGATCAGCATAATTTCAGCTGACGGAGAGAACCCCAAATCCCGCTCGGTGAGGAGACACACCGGCAGCCAGAGGAAACACTCAGAGCAACAGGACAAGAAGAAACCCCACGAGCTACAGAAACTCATACAGTCAGAGACGGCCGAAACAGGCAGG GTGAAGTCGAAAGTGTACCTGGAGTACGCAAAGGCCGTAGGAGTCCTGCTGTCCGTGTTCATCTGCTTCCTGTACGGCTGCCAGAGCGCGGCGGCCATCGGGGCGAACATCTGGCTCAGCCAGTGGACCAACGACGCCTCGGCCAATCAGACCCAGGAGAATTTGAACATGAGGGTGGGGGTGTATGCGGCACTGGGTATCGCACAAG GTGTGCTGTTGTTGGGTAACTGCCTGTTGTGCCGGGCCTACAGTATGCTGCGGGCGGCCAAGCTCATGCACTGCAACTTGCTGCAGGGGGTCCTGCAAGCTCCGCAGGCCTTCTTCGAGAGCACCCCCACCGGGCGCGTGTTGAACCGCTTCAGTAAAGATGTGGATGCTATAGACTCCTACATCCCAGACAATATTGACATATGGATGCGCACTTTCTGGTATACACTGAATGTGCTGCTCATATGCTCTATTCTCACCCCCATGTTCCTCATAGTCGTAGCCCCATTAATGGTGTTCTATTGGTGGGTTCAG AGATTTTATGTGGCCACGTCTCGGCAGCTGAAGCGCCTGGAGTCTGTCAGCCGCTCGCCCATTTACTCCCATTTCTCCGAGACGGTCACCGGCAGTAGTGTAATCCGAGCCTACGGCAGACACTCTGCCTTTGTTATGATGAGTGACATGAAGGTTGATGAGAACCAAAAGAGTTACTACCCGGGTATCGTGTCCAACAG GTGGCTCGGAGTGCGCATCGAGTTCATCGGGAACTGCATGGTGCTGTTTGCTGCTTTGTTTGCTGTGACTGGGAGGGAAAATCTGAACCCGGGCCTTGTTGGTCTGTCAGTATCCTACGCTCTCCAG GTGACCATGTCGCTGAATTGGATGGTGCGAATGACCTCAGATCTGGAAAACAACATAGTAGCAGTGGAGAGAGTGAAAGAGTACTCTGAGACCAAGACAGAG GCCCcctgggaggtggaggacaaGAAGCCCCCACCCGACTGGCCCACAGAGGGGAATGTGGAGTTCCAGGACTACAGCGTCCGGTACCGAGAGGGACTGGATCTGGTCCTGAAGAACCTCACGCTGAGCGttaaaggaggagagaag ATCGGTATTGTGGGCCGTACAGGGGCTGGCAAGTCCTCTATGACGCTATGCCTCTTCCGACTGCTGGAAGCTGCGGCAGGAGAGATCTCCATCGACGGGGTGAAGATATCCGAGTTAGGGCTGCACGACCTGAGGTCCAGACTCACAATCATCCCACAG GAGCCGGTGCTGTTCTCAGGCACGCTGAAGATGAACCTGGACCCCTTTGAGAAGTATAGTGACGAAGAGCTGTGGGGAGCGCTGCAACAGTCACACCTCCACAAGTTTGTCAGCAACCAGCCGGCAAAACTGGAGCTAGAGTGCTCCGAGGGAGGAGAGAACCTCAG TGTGGGCCAGAGGCAGCTGGTGTGTTTGGCTCGAGCTCTCCTGAGGAAGACGAGGATTCTCATCCTGGATGAAGCTACAGCTGCTGTAGACCTGGAGACGGACGATCTCATCCAATCCACCATTCGGACCCAGTTTGAAGACTGCACCGTCTTCACCATCGCTCACCGGCTCAACACAATCATGGATTACACAAG AGTGCTGGTGTTGGACAAGGGACAGATAGCAGAGTTCGACACTCCGGCAAACCTCATATCCCAGAGAGGTATCTTCTACGGCATGACTAAAGACGCAGGGCTGACACAGTAG